TAGGTTGTTTTCAACTGTGATAGCTCCAACTGGACATGCTTTTGCACATATTCCACAACCGATACAAGCTGTTGAACAAGCTTTTCTAGCAACTGCTCCTTTATCTTTAGAAGAACAAGCAACAGTAACTTTTTTATTTTGAGGTAGCATAGCTATAACTTTCTTAGGACAAGTTTTTTGACATAGTCCACAAGAGATACATTTATCTTCATTAACTTCTGCTATTCCTCTTTCATTAACTTTGATAGCTCCAACTGGACATACTTTTTCACAGTCCCCATGTCCTAAACATGAGTAAACACATGATTTATCTCCACCTGCATAAAGCATCATAGCTGCACAAGTTTGTAATTCTCCATCAAATTCATATATCTTAGTTGTTTTAGTATTATCTCCTTGACATAATACTTTTGCAACTATCTTCTCATCAGATACTTCTACAGATGCACCCATAATTTCTCCGATTTTAGCTGCTACAGCTCCTCCTCCTGGAGCACAAAGTGACATTGCTGCCCCTTCATTTACGATAGCTGCTGCATATCCAGAACATCCTGGAAATCCACATCCTCCACAGTTTGCACCTGGAAGGACACCCATTATTGCTTCAATCTTAGGATCAACTTCAATCTCGAACTTCATTGAAGCAAATGCTAAGAATAACCC
The genomic region above belongs to Fusobacterium varium and contains:
- a CDS encoding RnfABCDGE type electron transport complex subunit B — protein: MEAIMMPAIVLGLTGLAMGLFLAFASMKFEIEVDPKIEAIMGVLPGANCGGCGFPGCSGYAAAIVNEGAAMSLCAPGGGAVAAKIGEIMGASVEVSDEKIVAKVLCQGDNTKTTKIYEFDGELQTCAAMMLYAGGDKSCVYSCLGHGDCEKVCPVGAIKVNERGIAEVNEDKCISCGLCQKTCPKKVIAMLPQNKKVTVACSSKDKGAVARKACSTACIGCGICAKACPVGAITVENNLAKIDPAKCIQCGLCAGKCPTGAIKSEIKEIKKAEIIEDKCVGCTMCAKVCPVGAIEGELKGKHKVNPDKCIGCGLCFDKCKLKAIKMNVVATRD